From Pseudanabaena sp. PCC 6802, one genomic window encodes:
- a CDS encoding late competence development ComFB family protein, with product MSAFINVMEELVVKSAREQVSYLWADEQQRVKLPEIVAFALNRLPPLYVTTQYGWFLQRNYARSKFGDKIFDTVCRAVRAVQFGDPLHDNTPLPESEMNSGARVLVKLSKMLGKECLLWRDVPNAVVDALYKRTGDTSLENLMLKGDRNPVLSPVQRHTILDVKSYLQRSRQRDRRCQALRLDTVDRTQYSDRLVMDYRELESYTLKAQLGYSNVLENLVVLVARHLLRNVPPSIVEQLDMAEVAAYALNRLPPLYATSDRGYQLLSQRAQSELSQEITAQVREAILKVGLSPALTNLPLTLNKFDREQEVALVELQQILERSDITWQNVAEIVENALRKPERSKIAA from the coding sequence ATGTCAGCTTTCATTAATGTCATGGAAGAATTGGTTGTGAAATCAGCACGAGAACAGGTAAGTTATTTGTGGGCTGACGAGCAACAACGGGTCAAATTGCCGGAGATTGTAGCTTTTGCCCTGAACCGACTCCCCCCTTTATATGTCACAACGCAATATGGGTGGTTTTTGCAACGTAACTACGCTCGCAGCAAATTTGGGGACAAGATCTTTGACACTGTATGTCGTGCCGTTAGAGCCGTGCAATTTGGCGATCCCCTACACGACAATACGCCCTTACCGGAGTCCGAGATGAATAGTGGGGCAAGAGTTTTAGTTAAGCTGAGTAAGATGCTGGGTAAAGAATGTCTGTTATGGCGAGATGTTCCTAATGCAGTTGTGGATGCTCTTTACAAAAGGACAGGAGATACCTCCTTGGAAAACCTTATGTTAAAAGGCGATCGAAATCCTGTCTTAAGTCCGGTGCAGCGTCATACCATCTTGGATGTTAAATCCTACTTACAGCGTTCCAGGCAGCGCGATCGCCGATGTCAGGCGCTGAGATTGGATACAGTCGATCGCACTCAATATTCAGATCGCCTGGTTATGGATTATCGCGAATTGGAGTCCTACACGTTAAAAGCCCAACTAGGCTATAGTAACGTTCTGGAAAATCTGGTCGTCCTGGTCGCTCGGCACTTACTGCGCAACGTACCGCCATCTATAGTAGAGCAACTGGATATGGCAGAAGTTGCTGCATACGCACTCAACCGCCTCCCTCCACTATATGCCACCAGCGATCGCGGTTACCAACTTCTCTCACAACGCGCTCAATCCGAGCTATCCCAAGAAATTACAGCTCAAGTACGCGAAGCAATTCTCAAGGTGGGACTGTCACCTGCCCTGACAAACTTACCGCTAACTCTCAACAAGTTCGATCGAGAGCAAGAAGTGGCTTTAGTAGAGCTGCAACAAATTTTAGAGCGATCGGATATTACGTGGCAAAACGTTGCTGAAATTGTAGAAAATGCCCTAAGGAAGCCCGAGAGATCGAAGATTGCCGCATAG
- a CDS encoding 3-isopropylmalate dehydratase small subunit, with protein MSKTVSGTVFVVDDNIDTDQIIPAEYLTLVPSKPDEYEKLGSYAMIGLPDRYGKFVAEGEMKTKYPIIIAGENFGCGSSREHAPISLGASGVKAVVAQSYARIFFRNSTATGELYPWESEERLCDRFKTGHEVTIDFVQNQITNHTLGETFTLKSLGEVGPVIDAGGLFAYARLTGMIPTR; from the coding sequence ATGAGCAAAACTGTTAGCGGCACCGTATTTGTGGTTGACGATAATATCGATACCGACCAGATTATTCCTGCCGAATACTTAACCCTGGTACCGTCGAAGCCAGATGAATACGAAAAGCTGGGCAGCTATGCCATGATCGGCTTGCCCGATCGCTACGGTAAGTTTGTTGCTGAAGGCGAGATGAAAACTAAGTATCCAATTATTATCGCTGGAGAAAATTTTGGTTGTGGTTCCTCCCGCGAACACGCCCCGATCTCTCTAGGTGCATCTGGGGTCAAAGCCGTAGTCGCCCAATCCTACGCCCGCATTTTCTTCCGCAACAGTACCGCCACTGGCGAGCTATATCCCTGGGAGTCGGAAGAGAGACTTTGCGATCGCTTCAAAACAGGCCACGAAGTCACAATTGACTTCGTGCAAAACCAAATTACCAATCACACTTTGGGCGAGACATTTACCCTAAAATCTTTAGGCGAGGTAGGCCCCGTAATCGATGCGGGCGGCCTATTCGCCTATGCCCGTTTAACAGGTATGATTCCAACCAGATAA
- the glmS gene encoding glutamine--fructose-6-phosphate transaminase (isomerizing), with protein sequence MCGIVGYIGDRNSSEVLVDGLRKLEYRGYDSAGVATIPKGARRLERVRAKGKLVNLEEKLSAVRDRGEIAHIGIGHTRWATHGKPEEHNAHPHTDTIEALAVVQNGIVENFHALREELKLQGHKFVSETDTEVIPHLIAQCLSDLGYKPTAGSVDNPHAPAPPSTFFLEAVRRAVNKLEGAFALAIMHVDFPNELIVVRQQAPLVIGVGEGENFCASDTPALVAYTRKVLLLENGEIARLTRDAVEIYSFHGDRQRRSPQTLNWNPVLVEKQGFRHFMLKEIYEQPGVVRMGLAKFVSDDNQVNLGIDDAVLENLTNIQILACGTSWHASLVGKYLLEQLVGIPTAVQYASEYRYAPPPLMPNTLTIGVTQSGETADTLAALELAKSRGDRCLGITNRPESSISRIADRILDTQAGIEIGVAATKTFVAQVLMFYFLALDLGLRRQTLSQEQADRIIDGLRQLPSQIEVILEGQERYIEQLAHSFTHTQDFIYLGRGINFPIALEGSLKLKEISYIHAEGYPAGEMKHGPIALLDADVPVVAIATPGSVYEKVLSNAQEARAREAQLIGVAPLDDPAAVEIFDHLLPIPVVDEILSPLLTVIPLQLLAYHIAAHRGLDVDQPRNLAKSVTVE encoded by the coding sequence ATGTGTGGCATTGTTGGCTATATCGGTGATCGCAACTCCAGTGAAGTACTGGTGGATGGTTTGCGCAAGCTCGAATATCGCGGTTATGATTCTGCTGGCGTGGCAACTATTCCCAAGGGAGCCAGGCGACTGGAGCGCGTCCGTGCCAAAGGTAAGCTAGTTAACCTGGAGGAAAAACTGTCAGCGGTGCGAGATCGAGGCGAGATCGCCCATATTGGTATCGGGCACACGCGTTGGGCCACCCACGGCAAGCCAGAAGAACATAATGCCCATCCTCATACTGATACCATCGAAGCCCTGGCCGTCGTCCAAAATGGCATTGTTGAAAATTTCCATGCCCTGCGCGAGGAGCTAAAGCTCCAAGGACATAAATTTGTCAGCGAAACCGATACAGAAGTAATTCCGCACTTGATTGCCCAGTGTCTGAGCGACCTTGGCTACAAACCAACTGCTGGCAGCGTAGATAATCCTCACGCTCCAGCTCCTCCCTCTACTTTTTTCCTCGAAGCAGTACGACGGGCAGTGAACAAATTAGAGGGCGCTTTTGCCCTCGCGATCATGCATGTGGACTTTCCCAACGAGCTAATCGTAGTGCGCCAGCAAGCACCATTAGTAATTGGTGTGGGCGAAGGTGAAAATTTCTGTGCTTCCGATACGCCTGCTTTGGTAGCTTACACCCGCAAGGTATTGTTATTGGAAAATGGCGAAATTGCCCGCCTTACCCGCGATGCCGTAGAAATCTATAGCTTCCATGGCGATCGCCAGCGCCGCAGCCCCCAAACCCTGAACTGGAACCCCGTGCTGGTTGAAAAGCAGGGATTCAGACACTTCATGCTCAAGGAAATCTACGAACAGCCTGGCGTAGTGCGCATGGGTTTAGCTAAATTTGTCAGCGACGATAACCAGGTTAACCTGGGCATTGACGATGCTGTATTAGAGAATCTTACCAATATCCAGATTTTGGCTTGCGGCACGAGTTGGCACGCCTCGCTAGTGGGCAAATACCTGCTGGAGCAACTCGTGGGCATACCTACTGCCGTGCAATATGCCTCTGAATACCGCTATGCCCCACCACCCTTAATGCCTAATACTCTGACGATCGGCGTGACGCAGTCCGGCGAGACTGCCGATACCCTAGCTGCTCTGGAACTGGCAAAATCGCGGGGCGATCGCTGTCTTGGCATTACCAATCGCCCGGAAAGCTCGATCAGTCGCATTGCCGATCGCATTCTCGATACTCAGGCTGGAATTGAGATCGGTGTGGCTGCCACTAAAACCTTCGTGGCGCAGGTATTGATGTTCTATTTTCTGGCATTAGATTTAGGTCTGCGCCGTCAAACTCTATCGCAGGAGCAAGCCGATCGCATTATCGATGGTCTGCGCCAACTTCCCTCTCAAATTGAAGTAATTTTGGAAGGTCAAGAACGTTATATCGAACAGCTTGCCCATAGTTTCACTCATACCCAGGACTTTATCTATCTTGGACGCGGGATTAACTTCCCCATTGCCTTGGAAGGTTCTTTGAAACTAAAGGAAATCAGCTATATTCACGCGGAAGGTTATCCAGCAGGTGAAATGAAACACGGTCCGATCGCTCTATTGGATGCGGATGTACCTGTAGTGGCGATCGCTACTCCTGGCAGCGTCTATGAGAAGGTTCTATCTAATGCCCAGGAAGCTAGAGCCAGGGAAGCACAGTTGATTGGCGTAGCACCCCTCGACGATCCTGCGGCGGTGGAGATTTTCGATCATCTTTTACCTATCCCAGTAGTAGATGAAATTTTGTCTCCCTTGCTGACCGTGATTCCCCTGCAACTCCTGGCTTACCATATCGCAGCCCATCGCGGCTTAGATGTCGATCAACCGCGCAATCTGGCAAAAAGCGTAACGGTAGAATAG
- a CDS encoding Spy/CpxP family protein refolding chaperone produces the protein MTAKPLYLGLLAATVALGAIAPVALAKTPTPSPTPAATTPAKTPATAAPAKPTTEEPATLPPKIQLTKEQQAKMQAIRTKRNEQIAAVIPADQRAKFTAAIKDEQKLKPALQALKLTKEQQIKILEIVKKSNQEMIAILTPQQIKQLQQLQSQTKKP, from the coding sequence ATGACTGCTAAACCCTTATATCTCGGCCTTCTTGCTGCTACCGTAGCTCTTGGGGCGATCGCTCCCGTGGCTTTGGCTAAAACCCCCACGCCATCGCCAACCCCCGCAGCAACAACTCCTGCTAAGACTCCAGCTACTGCAGCCCCCGCTAAACCAACGACCGAAGAGCCTGCAACCTTACCACCAAAAATTCAGCTTACAAAAGAGCAGCAGGCAAAAATGCAAGCTATTCGCACCAAGCGCAACGAGCAAATCGCTGCGGTAATTCCTGCGGATCAACGCGCCAAATTTACGGCTGCGATCAAAGACGAACAGAAGCTGAAGCCTGCACTGCAAGCACTGAAGCTTACCAAGGAACAGCAAATCAAAATTCTGGAAATCGTCAAAAAATCCAATCAGGAGATGATCGCCATTCTCACCCCCCAGCAAATAAAGCAGTTGCAGCAGCTACAGTCTCAGACTAAGAAACCTTAA
- a CDS encoding DUF4335 domain-containing protein, with protein MTIQRTYNLPNCTLLIEGIGLGSSGVLSILTNFECRFQHTSKIITGGRELLDALVKSVGQYVQDLSIGDPVVTEVLPVRLEPIGPHIHRLSVDPNRDESNNPDRNLDLQPVEISLNVVQLFDLMEGIDRLCLDPQTLTDLQLVTDTSELVIQSRVKERLVPAAMGIAGFAIAASAMFFVPVPKPQPQPQPQSQTTQVQPKASPKPPEIKDADLIKELQADLKKQIDRAWIASPSFTKPVSYRVAVNAKGEIVGYKRTNPFLPAPEEDLEKELPLKKLLVVPTAPTTGGSSTKPQPTATFRVTFEPKGTFTIKQSQ; from the coding sequence ATGACCATTCAACGCACTTACAACTTACCTAACTGCACCCTCTTAATTGAGGGTATCGGTCTCGGCAGCAGCGGTGTCCTGTCTATTTTGACTAACTTTGAATGTAGATTTCAGCACACATCCAAAATTATTACTGGGGGGCGCGAGCTTTTAGATGCTCTCGTTAAATCCGTGGGTCAATACGTCCAGGATTTATCCATTGGCGACCCCGTGGTTACTGAAGTATTGCCAGTGCGCCTGGAGCCGATCGGCCCTCACATACATCGACTGTCCGTCGATCCAAATCGCGACGAGAGTAATAATCCCGATCGCAATCTGGATTTGCAGCCCGTGGAAATTTCGCTCAATGTGGTGCAGCTATTCGATCTGATGGAGGGTATCGATCGGTTGTGTCTAGATCCGCAGACCCTAACAGATCTGCAACTGGTAACCGATACAAGTGAACTTGTCATCCAGTCTAGAGTAAAAGAGCGGCTTGTGCCTGCGGCAATGGGAATAGCTGGCTTTGCGATCGCCGCTTCAGCCATGTTCTTCGTACCGGTTCCAAAACCACAACCGCAGCCGCAGCCACAATCTCAAACTACACAGGTTCAGCCCAAAGCAAGTCCCAAGCCGCCTGAAATTAAGGATGCCGATCTAATTAAAGAGTTGCAAGCCGATCTCAAAAAGCAGATCGACCGCGCCTGGATTGCATCGCCATCGTTTACAAAGCCAGTATCCTATCGGGTGGCGGTCAATGCTAAAGGTGAAATAGTGGGCTACAAGCGTACAAACCCCTTCTTACCCGCACCAGAGGAAGATCTAGAGAAAGAATTACCGCTCAAAAAACTGCTGGTTGTCCCCACTGCCCCCACCACCGGCGGCAGTTCCACCAAGCCCCAACCTACAGCTACATTTCGCGTCACTTTTGAGCCAAAGGGTACCTTTACCATCAAACAGTCTCAATAA
- the rpsD gene encoding 30S ribosomal protein S4 — protein MSRYRGPRLRIVRRLGELPGLSRKQPKHAYPPGQHGQERKKKSEYAVRLEEKQKLRFNYGLTETQLLRYVRRARRVKGSTGLVLLQLLEMRLDNTVFRLGMAPTIPAARQLVNHGHITINGKVVSIPSYGCRPGDVVGVKDRDASRKLVETNLEFPGLANTPSHLEFDKAKLTGKVNGIIEREWIALQINELLVIEYYSRQA, from the coding sequence ATGTCTCGATATCGGGGGCCACGCCTCAGAATAGTTAGACGATTAGGAGAATTGCCCGGTCTTAGTCGCAAGCAACCTAAACATGCCTATCCACCCGGACAGCACGGTCAGGAGCGCAAGAAAAAGTCAGAATACGCAGTGCGTTTAGAAGAAAAGCAAAAACTGCGGTTTAACTATGGTTTGACTGAAACCCAACTACTCCGCTACGTGCGCAGAGCAAGACGAGTGAAGGGCTCAACTGGCTTAGTACTGTTGCAATTGTTAGAGATGCGTCTTGACAATACTGTTTTTCGTTTGGGTATGGCTCCTACCATCCCAGCCGCCAGACAGTTGGTCAATCACGGACATATTACAATTAATGGCAAAGTAGTCTCTATCCCCAGTTATGGTTGTCGCCCTGGCGATGTAGTTGGCGTTAAGGATCGCGATGCATCGCGCAAATTGGTAGAAACTAATCTGGAGTTTCCTGGGTTGGCTAATACCCCAAGTCACCTGGAATTTGATAAGGCTAAGCTGACCGGTAAAGTCAATGGCATTATCGAGCGCGAGTGGATTGCTTTACAAATTAACGAACTACTCGTGATTGAGTACTATTCACGTCAAGCTTAG
- a CDS encoding alpha-D-glucose phosphate-specific phosphoglucomutase, translating to MNIHTVSTQPFTDQKPGTSGLRKQVSVFQKRNYLENFVQSIFDSLDGYQGQTLVVGGDGRYYNRQAIQIILKMAAANGFGRVLVGQNGILSTPAVSCVIRKYQAFGGIVLSASHNPGGPDGDFGIKYNIGNGGPAPEKVTDAIYARTKVIESYKILESADLDLDRLGTVQIGSTQVEIIDSVSDYAELMESLFDFDRIRQLLTSGNFRMCVDSMHAVTGPYAHAIFEQRLGAPIGTVVNGKPLEDFGGGHPDPNLVYAHDLVEIAFGDNAPDFGAASDGDGDRNMILGKRFFVTPSDSLAILAANAKLVPGYSQGIAGVARSMPTSQAADRVAAKIGIDCYETPTGWKFFGNLLDAGKVTLCGEESFGTGSNHVREKDGLWAVLFWLNILAVRQQSVEQIAREHWQQYGRNYYSRHDYEGVDTNKANTLMSNLLAALPNLKGKQFDNYQVDYADDFSYQDPIDRSISQNQGIRIGFSDGSRIVFRLSGTGTQGATLRVYLESYESDPAKQQSDPQVALAPLIAIADEIAQIRTLTGREQPTVIT from the coding sequence ATGAATATACATACCGTTTCTACTCAACCGTTTACCGATCAAAAGCCTGGGACTTCTGGCTTAAGGAAGCAAGTATCGGTTTTTCAAAAGCGTAACTATCTGGAAAACTTCGTACAGTCAATCTTTGATAGCCTGGATGGCTACCAAGGTCAGACCTTAGTTGTGGGTGGTGACGGTCGCTACTATAACCGTCAGGCCATTCAAATCATCCTCAAAATGGCGGCTGCTAATGGGTTTGGCAGAGTACTGGTAGGTCAAAACGGTATTTTATCCACTCCGGCTGTTTCCTGCGTCATTCGTAAATACCAAGCATTCGGTGGCATTGTCTTGTCCGCCAGTCATAATCCAGGCGGGCCAGATGGGGACTTTGGCATTAAGTACAACATCGGCAATGGCGGCCCCGCCCCAGAAAAGGTGACAGATGCCATTTATGCCCGTACCAAGGTTATTGAGAGCTACAAGATTTTAGAGTCGGCTGACCTCGACCTCGATCGCCTGGGTACAGTGCAAATAGGCTCTACGCAGGTGGAAATCATTGACTCCGTCTCAGATTACGCCGAACTTATGGAGTCGCTGTTTGACTTCGATCGCATTCGCCAACTGTTGACGAGCGGCAATTTTCGCATGTGCGTTGACTCCATGCACGCTGTCACGGGGCCTTACGCCCATGCCATTTTCGAGCAACGCCTGGGTGCGCCCATCGGTACGGTTGTTAACGGCAAACCACTCGAAGACTTTGGTGGCGGGCATCCCGACCCTAACCTGGTGTATGCCCACGATCTCGTTGAGATCGCGTTTGGCGACAATGCGCCTGACTTTGGCGCAGCATCGGATGGAGATGGCGATCGCAACATGATTTTAGGCAAGCGCTTTTTCGTTACACCTAGCGACAGTCTGGCCATCCTGGCTGCCAATGCCAAGCTCGTACCTGGCTACAGCCAGGGCATTGCGGGAGTGGCGCGATCGATGCCGACCAGCCAGGCCGCAGATCGCGTGGCGGCAAAAATTGGCATAGACTGCTACGAAACACCAACTGGCTGGAAATTCTTCGGCAATCTTTTGGATGCGGGTAAGGTTACTCTTTGTGGGGAGGAAAGTTTCGGAACCGGCTCCAACCACGTCCGCGAAAAGGATGGTTTGTGGGCGGTGCTGTTCTGGCTGAATATTCTGGCCGTGCGGCAACAGTCCGTCGAGCAGATCGCGCGCGAACATTGGCAGCAATATGGTCGCAATTATTACTCCCGCCATGACTATGAGGGTGTAGATACTAATAAGGCCAACACGTTGATGTCTAACCTATTGGCAGCTTTACCCAATCTAAAAGGTAAGCAGTTTGATAATTACCAGGTAGATTATGCCGATGACTTTAGTTACCAAGATCCAATCGATCGTAGCATCAGCCAGAATCAAGGCATTCGCATTGGCTTTAGCGATGGGTCGCGCATTGTGTTTCGACTCTCTGGCACGGGCACGCAGGGGG
- a CDS encoding M14 family metallopeptidase — protein MLTVLDAFPAKLLELEATELYQVLDGPTLIHLKGQQEPPLFISVLLHGNENTGWLAVQTVLRQYRDRSLPRSVSLLIGNVAAARDRKRHLDEQPDYNRIWSGGGSPEQQMAQQVIALMRSRGVFASIDIHNNTGFNPHYGCVTRLDRRFLYLAQLFAPIVVYFTSPKSVQASAFADLCPSVTLECGQPGQVAGTDHVMSYLETCLRLQNFGELSLDRLHIFHTVAIVKVPKDASFSFGSENTDICFDPHLDRLNFRELAIGTKFARTKSNPEPGDRLWLEAWDLEDRNVANRFFNFQNGEIRTKVPVMPSMLTLRTDIIRQDCLCYFMERFAYQEPV, from the coding sequence ATGTTGACTGTACTTGATGCTTTCCCTGCCAAACTCCTGGAGCTAGAAGCCACCGAACTATATCAGGTGCTGGATGGGCCAACCTTAATTCACCTGAAGGGGCAGCAGGAACCACCTTTATTTATATCGGTACTCCTGCATGGCAATGAAAATACGGGATGGCTGGCCGTGCAAACTGTGTTGCGACAGTATCGCGATCGCTCTCTACCGCGCTCTGTATCGCTGTTAATCGGTAACGTAGCAGCAGCACGCGATCGCAAACGGCATCTTGACGAGCAGCCCGACTACAATCGCATCTGGTCGGGGGGAGGCAGTCCAGAACAACAGATGGCGCAGCAGGTAATCGCTCTGATGCGATCGCGTGGAGTATTTGCCAGTATCGACATCCATAACAACACTGGTTTCAACCCCCACTACGGTTGCGTCACCAGGTTAGATCGAAGATTTCTCTATTTAGCACAGTTATTTGCTCCAATTGTGGTGTACTTCACCAGTCCCAAATCCGTGCAGGCTAGTGCTTTTGCCGATCTATGCCCGTCGGTCACCTTGGAATGCGGACAGCCAGGGCAAGTGGCGGGTACTGACCATGTCATGTCTTATTTAGAGACGTGCCTGCGCCTCCAAAACTTTGGCGAACTGTCGCTCGATCGCTTGCATATTTTTCATACCGTGGCGATCGTGAAGGTTCCCAAAGATGCGAGCTTTAGCTTTGGCAGCGAGAACACCGATATTTGTTTCGATCCGCATCTGGATCGGCTGAATTTTCGCGAACTGGCGATCGGGACAAAATTTGCGCGGACTAAATCTAATCCTGAACCTGGCGATCGCCTGTGGCTCGAAGCCTGGGATTTAGAAGATCGCAATGTAGCCAATCGCTTTTTTAACTTCCAGAACGGCGAGATCCGCACGAAAGTACCAGTGATGCCATCAATGCTAACGCTGCGAACCGACATTATCCGGCAGGACTGCCTGTGTTACTTTATGGAACGTTTTGCCTACCAAGAGCCTGTATAA
- a CDS encoding NB-ARC domain-containing protein, whose translation MTIDEALVILDRLLPHKPLGQVYELVFRESWEGKTYSQIADATSYDYDYIKEIGAWLWQSLSEVLNERVTKKNVRSMFRRYRDADPGDEDYSHSKALRHNDAWIDWTEAPDVSLFYGRVDELVTLEKWIVQDRCRIISILGMGGIGKTSLAITLAEEIQSYFECVIYRSLRNAPPLDEMLQDLVLLLSRSPKEILPETMEGKISLLLECLQNKHCLIVLDGVEAILCSGKFAGIYSQGHEAYGELLKQIGEYQHQSCLILTSREQLREIVMLEGQRVKSLYLKGLRVEESKDIFKEKGEFRGSESEWELLVQRYGGNPLILKIAASSVQELFASNISQFIATLGQNRWLFGDIRTMLDRLFERLSAAEKRLMYWLVVVREIPSLSNLSSDMLPTKSLQEFLTIVDSLQRRSLIEKTATGFAQQPLINEYVKEKLIEMIYTGSW comes from the coding sequence ATGACAATTGATGAGGCTCTGGTAATTCTAGACAGGTTGCTGCCACATAAACCGCTCGGGCAGGTTTATGAGTTAGTATTCCGCGAATCATGGGAGGGAAAAACTTACAGTCAGATTGCTGACGCAACAAGCTATGACTACGACTACATCAAAGAGATCGGAGCCTGGCTATGGCAGTCACTTTCAGAGGTTCTCAATGAGAGAGTTACTAAAAAAAACGTACGTTCAATGTTCAGGCGCTATCGAGATGCTGATCCTGGAGATGAAGATTACAGTCATAGCAAAGCTCTTCGCCATAATGATGCATGGATAGACTGGACTGAAGCACCAGACGTTTCGCTATTTTATGGTCGCGTCGATGAATTGGTTACCCTTGAAAAATGGATAGTCCAGGATCGCTGTCGCATAATATCGATTTTGGGTATGGGCGGTATAGGTAAGACATCTCTAGCTATAACACTAGCTGAGGAGATCCAATCGTATTTTGAGTGTGTCATCTACAGATCCCTGCGTAATGCTCCACCACTGGATGAGATGCTGCAAGATTTGGTACTCTTGTTGTCGCGATCGCCCAAAGAAATTTTGCCAGAAACCATGGAGGGAAAGATTTCACTCTTGCTGGAATGCCTGCAAAATAAACATTGCCTGATCGTGCTGGATGGTGTGGAAGCCATTTTGTGCAGCGGCAAATTTGCTGGTATTTATTCCCAAGGTCATGAAGCGTACGGTGAATTGCTAAAACAGATAGGTGAATATCAGCATCAGAGTTGTCTGATTTTGACCAGTCGGGAGCAATTAAGGGAAATCGTTATGCTAGAAGGTCAGCGCGTTAAATCTTTGTACCTGAAGGGACTGAGAGTAGAAGAATCAAAGGATATTTTTAAGGAGAAAGGCGAGTTTCGAGGTTCAGAGTCTGAATGGGAATTATTAGTTCAGCGCTATGGAGGCAATCCCCTGATTCTAAAAATCGCAGCTTCATCTGTCCAGGAGCTCTTTGCAAGTAATATCTCTCAGTTTATTGCGACCCTAGGGCAAAATCGATGGCTGTTTGGGGATATTCGAACGATGCTGGATCGGCTGTTCGAGCGCCTGTCTGCGGCAGAAAAACGTCTTATGTATTGGTTAGTAGTTGTGCGGGAGATTCCATCTCTATCAAATCTCTCGTCCGATATGTTACCGACTAAATCCTTACAAGAGTTTCTAACGATTGTGGATTCGTTGCAGCGTCGATCGCTGATTGAAAAGACAGCGACTGGCTTTGCCCAGCAACCCTTAATTAACGAATATGTGAAAGAGAAACTGATAGAGATGATTTATACAGGCTCTTGGTAG
- a CDS encoding DUF3038 domain-containing protein, which translates to MQLNISQSDRTNLELPIPDNLASRGCPRSIRMDLDNLVLALEAIDLQVTDVMLYLVPELNLEETIPNRVSFWRLRNTNPLRRNYQRASLEWEEAKALVTLICHIAGQINPHLRLLVSTCEQIDENKIDALGLQQNRLFVEVYLEQFRSLYKSRMRLPIALSDEELKQLSLQLLNQLLFSSGEAGKVRLWHGLLDGAIA; encoded by the coding sequence ATGCAGTTGAATATTTCTCAAAGCGATCGAACCAACCTGGAGCTACCTATCCCTGATAATTTGGCATCAAGGGGTTGTCCTCGTAGCATTCGCATGGATTTAGATAATCTCGTGCTAGCACTAGAGGCGATCGACTTGCAAGTGACAGATGTCATGCTTTATCTGGTTCCGGAATTAAATTTAGAGGAAACCATTCCCAATCGCGTTAGTTTCTGGCGGCTGCGCAACACCAACCCTTTAAGACGAAACTATCAACGTGCGTCTTTAGAATGGGAAGAGGCAAAAGCGCTAGTGACCCTGATTTGTCATATAGCAGGTCAGATAAACCCCCATTTACGCTTGCTCGTGTCTACCTGCGAACAGATCGATGAAAATAAAATCGATGCCCTGGGATTGCAGCAAAACCGACTCTTTGTTGAGGTATATCTGGAGCAATTTCGATCGCTCTATAAAAGCCGTATGAGATTACCCATAGCCTTGAGCGATGAGGAACTGAAACAATTGTCATTACAATTGCTCAATCAGCTTCTATTTAGTAGTGGTGAGGCGGGGAAGGTTAGATTGTGGCATGGTTTACTTGACGGGGCGATCGCATGA